DNA sequence from the Paramormyrops kingsleyae isolate MSU_618 chromosome 14, PKINGS_0.4, whole genome shotgun sequence genome:
AAAAGCCAGCATGGCACAGAGGCGGCACGTCCTGCTGTCCACGCAAAAACCATTCAGCTTCCTCCtaagagaggagaagaagagagaggagaagatATCTGCAGAAGCAAAAGGAGATACCAAAGGCACAAGTTCCAGCAAAGTTAGGTGGGCGATACCAAAAGCAGCCATGGACTCTGGAGTCAGTAAGCGTTTGATAGGTGAGGGTGGACAGCTATTTGATGGCCTAGATATCTGACCAATACTAGCCAAATCTTATTTGTCTCAgtcattattttcaaatttAGTAATTAAAATGAGTTATAACAACATGGTTTGTAAATTAAATATTGCTTGAGATATCATAGCATAATTTCACTTCAGACTTACTACAGAATGTGTGTTGTCTCTGTAGAGGAGGAACTGCACAGAAAGATCCGTATTCAGATAAGGGCACAGGACATGCTGAGGAGCTCCATGGCTCCCATAGAGGTGCGGCCCGACACCCGGGATCCGGAGACGTGCTCCGCGCAGCGCACAAAGAAGACAGTGCTTGGCTTCCTGAATGAGAAACCCACCTTCCAGCCTCGGACCAATCTCAGGGTGCCCGACTTTGACCGGCTGCATAGGACCTTCCAGAAGGAGGCCTTGAGGAGGGCCGAGAAGAAGGATGTGACCAGGTGTCAACCTTTCCAGCTGCGCACGTCGGCATTGCCACCGCGGCAGAACCAGAGGAGCCATGAGGAGCCAGAAGTGAGGCTCCATTGTACTATCCTGCTCtcaccttccccccccccccaatcttttCCGTTTCTCATTCCATACAAACccctcagaaaaaaaaagagtaccaatttgtacctttgcttgtcactggggttgTACACTCAAGGGTTTGTCACATGTACCCCAGCTGTAGGTagatgtaccttttaaggtacagaaatgtaCTATAAGGAATATTtctgtaccattgggggtacaataatgttgtttgtaccttggggatgttcctcagagtccatttctgtaccttaaattagactaaaaggtacatttacctacagctaataGGGTACAACTGgtagacccttgagggtacagccccagtgacaagcaaaggtacaaattggtactcgTTCTTCTGACAGTGTAGGGGATATAATGCTTATGGATTTCAGAGAAAATTAAGTGTTGAAATGCTTCAggatcaaataaaatgctatccACCCATAATATACAGGGGTTCTAAGAATTCATTGGCTATTCTAGGTATCTTCCAGCAAAAACCCAATTAGGAGAAGTAATTCCTTCAGTGGTATCACCTCACTGTCTTCAGACACTCTCCCAACATACATTACGGATGCAGTAAGGAAAAGATGCAGTGCAATCAGGTGAGCATTCATGTGCACCCCGCTGAAGAAAACTGGGTTCCACCTTTGGTAGCAATTTTTAGTGGCAACGTGCAGTTTCCCCATTGAAATTCAGGAAGTCTTTAGAAGAGAAGGAAAGCAAGGAGTGGAGGAGTGCGGCGTGGATGAATGAGCACAGGATGAAGTCACAGGCCATGAAGAAAATGGTCTGCACTCGGGCCAGGGCCATGGACCCCCACCGGAGCCTGAAGGAGGTGTTCCAGGAGAAGTTGAAGCAGCACCGGTGGGTAAAGCGCTCGCTTAAGGAGAAGCCAGCAGCAGAGGTTCACCGCCTGTGAACATTTTCGGTAGATAGTCAACATGCCTGGGGGAATTGGCACGAAACgccctaatgtttttttttatttcttaccCCCTGCCCTTATATATTTCTGTACTTTTTCCCACACATTTAAGACATTTCAGCTCCACTGTttaatgtactttttaaaattagtcTGTTTCAAATCTGCTCATAACGATGCTTCTACTTTTCAGCTGAGGGTTAGAAAGTTGGGAAGAGTATACATAAACATCTGAACTGAATATTCGTGCAAACAAAACTCCGTAAACAAACTGAAGTTTCTGTGGTGGAATGGTATTGCCAAGACCAATTCTCTGCACTTTCAGGGAGATGGACAATCAGAGAATGAAGGAGTACaggaaggagctggaggagatgaAGACTCGGGTTAAAGGTCGCCCTTATCTTTTTGAACAGATTACACAGGTAAACAGTCTCAGCCCTTGGAATTTGATGCTAGGGTTGTTTTTGCGGTTTCTTACTTAGGACCTGATAAAGACAGTCTAGTCAGTAGATTACCATATCTAGGGATCAGTGATTTGAGCAGACTTAGGGCGTTTTCCACCTGTGGTTCGGTTTCTCTGGATCTAATTAGTTGATGAGTTTGTAAACTTGTAGCACTTTCCCCTCTGTTCAGTTTGCATTCACACAGAGAAAAATCAGAGCAAAACAACAGTGCACCACTACAAACCATGTGAGAAGTTCATTCTGGTCATTCGTTATTGGTCAGATGAGTCTGTGGCAGGAGCAAgaaagtaaatacaggaagaagctcCTGTGTCCAGGGCCAAGCAGTTGAACTTTTATGTATTGTTGCCTCAGTTTTTTCTATTTTCACAAGGCACTGTTCAGTCAGCCGGTTCAAATCCTCTCTCTCCTTCAGCTGTTAACTGaacattttgaaaacttttaTGAGTTATTTTTAAGAGCTGACAGATGTAGTCATCTGCACAGATTTCAAGGAGGCAACATACCTCACCGCTAGAGCAAGTAAGACCTCGGTTCATTTCTCCTTCTCCACCTAGCTGCCACTACTGGTTTGTGTGCTCTGCCacatcccagaatgcaaagcgCGCCTGGCTACAGGAGCCGTTTAGCTCAAACTCACTGACTACACCTAGAAGTTGTGTCGGATTGAGTTCGGATCACGTTCACACTACAAACAAACTGCTCCACAGCAGTTTGTTTGGAACTGGACCGAGACCACCTCCTCTCAAGAGTCTCGGTATGATTCTTTTGGTACGCACCTCAGTGTGATTACTGTGTTCACACCTGCCCAAACGAATCACACCATGAAAGAAAATCGAGTCCATTTTAACCGGACTAAAAAGTGCTGGTGGTAGTTTGAGTCGTGATTCACAGTAGTTGTAAGTGAATCGGTGGTCAGTGACCCTTTGTGATGGAATTCTTCCCCCTAGAAAAATGCTAAGTGTGATGCAGAGAAGCGATACAGAGACACGCTCCTGCAGGCAGGATTGGACGAGCAGTTTGTAAGGACCAAAGGGGAGGAGGCCGGGGACGAGACCTCGTTGTTGTCCCATGAAGAGGGCGACAGCATTGACGATGGTCCCCAGTACAGGTACGAACGCAATCAGCCTGAGAATACACTACAGTAACCCTACAGAAAAGGATCTTCCATTCAAACATGATATAAATAATTCCAGCCATGGGTATACAAGCAACAGTGTTATGCTTGTGTACAATGTGAGATTATATAATACTTTTGGCAGGGTTTTAAAGCCATTGGCCAAAGGGAATTTAAAGCACTGTGGTCCAGGCAAGTTGGTCGTAAAACAATCATCGGCCATATTTAAACTTTACCCTTTTCTTCCCTGAAGGAAGGACACCAAAGAAACAACAGATGCTGAAGAGGAAGAAAATGAAGAAAGTACACAAAGCCACGAGTAAAGAAAAATGCAGCGACTGCAGTGTTTGAGTGAAGCTTTATAAATGTTGACACCGCATTAAACTGCTGTACGTCTGTGATGCAAGACATCAATACTAAAAATAGTGCTATAGAAAGTTAAGATTAAGATAGAGATCTCTGCAAAGTATAAAAAAGATGTCTACCATTTAAAgaccttttttttaacaagtcACTAAGAATATTGtatactttgtttttttgttggtcGGGACTGcatgttctgtttttttaataaataatgttttagTTTACAggcctattaaaaaaaaaacatcaaatgtAGGTGTGACGGCTACGCATGGGAAAATTTACACGGCGGGGGTTGAAGGTGAGGTGCAATTTGGATAGAGCCAAATATTCGGTGACCatcaaaaaatataaatgttaagAGCTGCGGAAAAACAAACTCGCCCAAGGGGCACAAACTTAAACAGCACGGCATTTCGTCATTAAAAGAATTAAACAAACAGGTAAATTGCATAAGGGCCCCTTACATCTGGAATCCGCCACAGCTCCTCGGATTTATGGGAAAGAGTTTAAGTTCTGGGTAACCGATGGGGTCAGGCCGAGGCTACGCTACGGTATTTTCACGGTCCGCCTGCGATGGGCCGTGCCGAGAAACACGGCTGCTCCCAAACCAGCCGCTGAGATGGCTATAGATTCAGGATGGCCTCCCTGGATAAACTGGACCCCAAACAAACAAGCACAGTCCCAGGACATTTTCAGCTCGGGCGTCCCGATGTATAAGGGAACATGCTGTACATCTGTGTGGCCTGCATGGAAAGAACTGCCAGTAGCACTTAGACAAACAAACTGACTGCAAAACACACGTGTGGTCAGACGAAATAagaatggggggaaaaaacaacatATCGTTAACATTTGTGTTTCAGTCATTTAATAATTTACCAATTAAGAGCTCGTTCACCATTTACAATGGTTATCTGATTCGGGGAGTCTAGATCGCTTAGCTATTTGTGCTACAAACGGAAGTGGCATTTATACAGAACACTCTGCGTTTGTCATAGCCTGCAATATGGCAGCTACAGTCCCTTAGACCCGAGGAAACAGGTTTACACACCCTGATATTTTACATGAAGTCTGAATGAATTATTTCTTATCAGCTTCAGACAGCTGTCCTGAGCACCGTGAAGGTAATGAGCACTTTCCTTCAGCTCAGCATAAAGATACAGACCAGAGGCCTCCATTAAAAGCCAGGGGAACAGCcagactttttcttttttgttagGTCCATTAGTCAACACCTGGCTATTTCGAGAGCTACGTACCGGTAAAGTAAGCTATTTTACAATTCAAATGCCATCACTGAGAGAAATTTCCCCACCACGTCCCACATCAGTTGAAGTCCTACATTGGCTTCCACTCTGTGTTTTGGGATCCCTCCCgaatataaagaaaaaacacacaccttCTGTTTATTTGCAACTGGAAGATCCAGAATAACCATCATGAATGAATTTCATTCATGACTTTATATATAGAGTTTCCAATGTACAAATACTACTGCAGCAGCGCCACAACCTCTTCCCCGTAGCCGTGCCCTTCTGTCGCCAtggtgaccaggtcatgtggTTGGGAGAGAACAACTACAGAGGCGGAGGGACTGTCTTCCACCAAGGAATCTAGAAAGAGTGTGAGCAGACAGGGCAACAGTTACACAGGAGGGGAAAAGTGTGTGAGCTATAGAGGCATTTTTAATGCAAAATGCACTATGAGGCATTTGAGCTAAAAAATGTCTATTACATTTTTAGCAAAATTTCTTAAAGATACAGAAAAGACTCCTACTCACTGCAAGATTTACTCCAAAAATTGTCTGCTCAGTTTATGAAAATGTGTGGGTAGAAATGAAATAGAAGAAAATAATTAAACTACAACTAATCAATCGAGTTACAATTCAGTGCTGGTAAAcactttctttttaaaatgcattaattgaAATGAGGCAGCGTTCACATCACCAGACTGTTTACTGTGCCTCAGATGTTTGTCAATTTTAACAGTGGGGATGATTGACAGCCACCTCCTTGCACTCGCAGCATCGTCTGGTGAAGGCTCATGGGCTCCATGGAGGTCGTCATGGCGACCATGTTGTCGCCTGCCACCCCGCGGTCCTCCAGCAGGCTGCTGTGCGTTAGTGCTTCCCCTTCCGACGGCGATAACACCACATGTCAATCGGTATCCGCATGGGACAGCAAGACCACCATGGTTTATTCAAACACTCTGCTGCACTCTGAGCACTAATTACCGGCGTCCTTGCTGGCTTGTCTATCGGCCGCTGAGCCGCTGTGCCGCTTCCGGATGTGAACGTTTCTGCTTCCGCTCTGGGAGAACGTCTTCCCGCAGATGCCGCACTGATGGGGCTTCTCGCCTGGAGGAGGGCAGGCCGGCAGAGACGCCAGCTTAAGCCAGGTGCCATTTCCAGCCAGCTGTGCGTGATATGGGCTGGGGATGGAACAGGACAAGGCAGGGGTGGTTCCATCCCCAGTCCACGTCTGCTACCCACCCTTGTCATGAGCCACcccacctcacacacacacacacacacacacacacacacactcaccggAGTGCACCAGCATGTGTTTGCGCAGACTGGAGTACTCTGTGAAGGAACGCCCACAGCCTACTGCTTCACACAGGAAAGGCTTCTCACCTGGTAGATGCAAAACATCACTTTTAGTGCACGATTTTTGCGGTCAGGTCTCAATACAGTgaccataccccccccccacccccaccccaaatgcGTGCACTGATAAAAACcctaatggtgcttttccactgccaccacaAAGAGCCATACTGCTCTTTTTCATTGTACATTGTGCAAGCCGTACAGGCAGACATGGCCCTGTTTACTGGCAGGATCGAAAGCGTGACCAAACCAAGTTGTGTCATCGTCACCTGATTGGTCTAAATGCCTGGAAATACCAGTGTTCTGCACATGGATTATCTAAAGGAAAAACAGGCACAttctatatatattattcattattagtatcGCACACCATGACGTATTGATGAATttggaacttgaaaatttccaaacTCCTACTTAAAAAAGAATGGCTGAACAGGatggattcataatgcaaatttacacaatctaatgctaattccactagtaCTGAATGCTAACATGACCATTGCCACAGATCTGCTAGTagaaattagcacacagtacATCATGAAGTACACCGTGTGAGCGGTAAATAAGCGTCTCTTCGGTTTTATGTctctgtcgctctccaaacccagcaatGCCTTTACAGagctgacccttctgcagtggaaaaccaaagcgaGTTAGCACTAGTCTCTCTTCACGGTACGGGTCGGGTACAGTCTGGTTCCTgtcagtggaaaagtgccataaCTCAATGGAAAGATGATTTTGTAAAGAGGGATCAGAACATTCTGTTGAGTACCCACTGATCCATGTTTTAAATAGGGTAAGCTGGCATGCCAGTGGGTGAACTGGCTGCAGGACAGAGCAGGGCCCCTGGGTGGCGCTATACTGGAACACAAAccggtgtgtgtgcgcttgtggTTCTTGAGGTTGCCGGCGGTGGTGAACTTCTTGCCGCAGCCCTTCTCCATGCATATGAAGGGCTTCTCGCCGTTGTGCGTGCGCATGTGCACCTGCAGCCGCTGCAGCACGTAAAAGCTCTTGCCGCAGCCCTCGGCGCCGCAGCGGAACGTCCGGTCATTTCTGCGGGTGGATTGACACAGGGCTGTCAGACCATCTCGTGTCCTGCTCTCAGCCTGCTGGGATCACTTAGTATATGCAGTATAATTCCCTTAGAACGCATTACGGAACCATGACTATATTTGCTAAATGAACTGATGCCTAAAGCCTTGTTTCCACCAACACAGTGCCGGTGCCAGACTTTTTCCCATTCCGGCACTGGTTCCATGTCGTTTCCCCGCAAAAAAAATGGTCCTGCGCCAATAAAAATGGCTTCAGCGCggcaccacagaaaagctgggCTCAGAACGTAGCACCATAACGTCAGCGAGAGTGGGACGGGCTGTGGTGTCCAAACCTAATGCATACCTggaaaattcaatccataacCGATACAGTTAGTCTAATAATGGCAGAGCTGGCAGTGAACCAACTTGCCAGCTTATTAGTGaaataaggtttttttttattctgtgaaaaagatcgatctgctggtcagatttaataataaaatataaatatgtcgCAGGTTGAATAAAGAaaatattattgcatttgagtggtgaagaaatcatgaggcAGACAGCAAAGTTCAGTATTTAGCATTACTGCACGATCTTTAAAAGGACACTGGAAAAAACAGCAAGCGAGAATAAACTCACACACAGATAGGGGAGCCTTTACGGAGACAAAATGTTATAAAAATAGCTTAAAACAGAATGTCTTTGCTGAAAATAAGATACTTTACGTAAAATGTTAACTTGCACTAAAACATAAATGATGCAACATTACACcgtgtttttttgttctgtgaAATACGAAAGATCATTCGGCTGGCCAGacttaataataaatgtataaattggTCACAGTTTGAATAGATGAAATATTGTAGCGTTTGAGTGGCAAAGAGATCATGAGGCAGACTGCaaagttcagttattagcaGACTCCTTTATTGTGCGATCCTTAAAAGGAGAATAAACTCACTTAAACACAGACTTCAgagacaaaagtggatacaggAAAGAGAGACAGTGTGCAACAAGTCATACTatggaaacttttttttccagttcagaAAAATAACTGCAAAATACGAAATACAGATTAACCTTTACCTCACTTTCACTTCCTACGTAACATTTTTGTTCCATGCCTTTTTGAAGCCGGTGGAAACGCAAGttggttctcaaaaggcaccaaatGAGAACCAGCCCAGTAACAGCACCAGCTCCATGCTGGTGGAAATGAGGTATGAGCCTCAGCATCAAGAGTGACCGATGGGACCCCAAAGCACTAGAAGGAAAGGGTCTTACTTGTGGGTTTTGAGGTGGTACTTGAGGTGTGCTGGCCAGGTGAAGGTTCTCCGGCAGCCCTCGAAGGTGCATCGCAGGGTTCTCTCTGGGGTGGGGCGCTCATCCTCAAGCGGAGTCTCTTTCTTTGGTCCCTCAGATGGGTAGCTGTGCAGGTGCTCGTCTGTCAGTGACGGAGAAACAGGATTATAGCCACGAGGATGGGAATGTTCCAAACAACATCTTTGATCTCAACTCCCATCTCGCAAGCAACCAGCAAGTGTATATTGCTGGTTGCTTTACTTTACAGTAAACTAACATCATATTGACTTGTACAGCCATAAAAGCTTATAATAAATTTTGGGTTGACTGGAGTAAAATCCAGGAATAAATGTATTCATAGACATAGACCAAGTCAATGTTGTAATTATTCCTCAGCATTCCTTTCAGATATTTTATCCCGCTGCTGCAGAAGCCAAGGACATTACTGTTGTTGCTGGCTTTGGCGTCCTTGGCCAGCTGGGCACGTGTGGCGGCGATCAGGCTGTCATGAGCCAGCTCCTGAACGCGCAGGTACCAGGGGGCGCTGCCATCGACACCGTCGCCCGCGGACACCTCCTGCTCCGCCTCATCCTGAACGAACACCAGTGGTTCGGCTGAGGCGGCCAGCCCTGCCGGATGGAGACGCAGACGAAAGTCAGCGATACGGGGAACCGCGTACCTCAGTGTGTCCTCGGGAACCCAAAGACAGACCATGTTTTTgcaaaaagtgttttttgaccATAATTTATATTCATCAGAGTATCTATGCACTTGTCACTCAAGTGTCAACTATGTGACCAAAAGGTAGTACATCTGGAATCAAGATACTGATTATGATCTATATTCACGTCGATAAATGGACAGATATGGGCCTCAGGCCAAAATAAAATTGCATCCTGGAGAATTGGTTTTTTGCTGCCATCTACAGCCATGGGACCGAAGTTCTATGTGCGAAAGCTGAGCAGAAACAGCAGACTGGCAGTCCTGGTCTTACAGCGCCTGGTTTCTGGTGGCTGTTACCTTTGGCCAGGTTGAGCAGGATGAAGGAGGTGCTGTCTGAGTGCTGCAGGTCATGCAGGATGGAGGGTGGGCTGGGGCTTGGAGACAGTGCCACCCCACGGTGGGGCTGCAGCTGGACCACCAGGGGCTCCCGGTCACCCTCATACTCCGACAGCGATGGAGAGTCCGCATGGCTCAGACTGCCCTCtgaggggccgggggggggacaAAGAGTGACCAACGGTGAGCAACCACAAGCCAGAGGCAATCAATGTGTACGTGTTCATTGGGGTTACAAATTTCTGGGAATTTTCCCATTAATTCCCATATATTCCTGTAAATTTCCCTGGAAAGTTTCTAAcattccccagcttaacttcccatagaatggaaagtttctgccCCTTTGCAACCCCAGTGTCCATTGACAAGTCCACCACCATTTCACACAACACCATTTCATATCACTGCAACACCCTGCTTCGGAACTGGACTCCCAAATGCTAAACAAAAAGACATAAACCACCATCTTTCAAAATAAGGCAGTTCATTGACATTCTTCCATTCGTAAAGCAATAGTGCATATATAAATGTCTATAAGGCTCTTCTTCTGACCTGCGTGGGCAGGTAAGTCACCGATCAGCATCGCACCGCCCAGAGCCTTGGCGAGTTAATTACCGGTCAGCTGAAGCTGGCTACATAGGGAGCTGTCAGaagctggaagcagaggtaggcAAGTGTCTTTGGGGTCAGACTCTTCCAATCCGTGCCCCAGAGGAATCGAGGCGTTCTGTACAAACTCGACCAGCAGCTGTTGGGAACAGAGTTGCACAGCCACAAACTTGAGTGTAAACAGCATCGACATAGTGTGTAAACGTTATTGCATAAGTACATTTGACAGGGTGAAACGCCATGCAGTACCTCGGGTTTGGGGTCCAGTTCATCAGAGAGCATGGATTCGGCGAAATAGTTCTAAACGGGTGGTGCAGAGAGTGGATTTAGGAACCAAAAAAAATAGTATTGCATAAATTTCCCCTTTCTAACTGAGTTTATACCCACCTTGAAATACGTAGTTAGCCTGTGTCACTCGCGTCGTGAATCAGTAGCGATTGTCATCTCCCGGTTCCCAGATTACTACCGAGACCACAAATGTTTACATTACTTTATAGCCCAAACGGGTAGACtatcatgtatatattacaccaTAACTAACTACAACCAATCAGCCACAACTTAATTACGTGCAAGTTGTAGTAAACGACTGCCGATCTCTTTTCATCACAAATTCAGACCAAAATAGGAAACCCCAACACATGCGATAACACCATTAAAACACTAGATAACAAAAAAGGAAACGATAACACTGCCCACACCGGTATATTAGAACTGGAACTACAGACGGGAGCGAATAGCTAGCGCTAGCTACCTAaacaaaaacacgtttttcaaCAATCATTTATACAACAATGTatctttgaataaataaataccttCATCGAAGGCCAgattatattttaatgttacTTATAGTGTTTGCTTCAGAAGCCTTTTCCAAAATCTATACCGCTAGCTAACTTCTATAGTACCGGCGAAGCTTTATAGTGCAGCAACATAGCTAGCAATAGTGTTAGCTACCTCATTTTAATTTCACTGATGATCTCCCGGTATTACCGATGTTTTTATACAACGCTTTAACAGCTGTTACAAGTTACAACTTTACCTATGTGATACATACTCACAGTGTCTCCAAGTTTCTTTATTTGGTTTTTGTCACCCTCCGATCAACGCAAACAGTTCCTTCCTACGGGTTCTCTCATGGGACAAACCACTCcgggtactttttttttttgattttccGAACGAGCTTCTCGGATTGCCGCGGCCCGCAAAAAGAGCAATTAATCAGAGCTGCACTGAGAGGATATTATGCAGAAGGATGTCATCTCACCAGATATTTCAGGTatatttcagttattgctaatctatatacatgtataaatacGCACTGAAGCAAATTAAGTGATCAGTATAATAGTAATCCCTCTCAATGGCGCTGTTACATTGTGGTCATATATCCTGTCCGTTGTGCCCCTTATTATACTTTTCCAAAGAAACAACTTAACATGTGGCATTTCATGTTCTGTGGTGCTTTTAAACTTTTCTTTTGCTTGCCGGATTTGGTTACACTGTCTTATGAATCTAATACTTTCGTAGCAATATTCATCATCAAATATCAGGAATATCTCTTAACCCACCAAAACAACTGAAAGTAtatcatttaaatttttatataatCATTACATATCCTCATTACGATTACATACACAGCTCCTGTGAATCTGTTTTGGAGACATTGCTGATCCGCAGCCAGACATATGTCCCTTATGAAATTACATCTCTCCTTTTTCTGTAgggtgggtggctgggggggggggggaggctggctAAAGGTAAGGTCAGCCCTAATCACCCGCAGCTCAGCGCAGCAACCTGCAGAGGGAGCTGTGGGTCTCTGCATCTGCGGAGGAGAGCGAGTGAGCGCTCCCGCTTTCCTTCACTGGAACAAAGCGGCAGAGAGTGAGTGGGAGAGAGACGGTAGCCCAAGTGACACAGGAGCCCCGGGGCTGCCTCCCTGCCTCATTTGTGGCATCGCCGAGTCCGATTGCACAGGTGCCACCCTTCTGGCCAGCCTTTCCACTGACGGACCGGGAGTGAGGATCCTCTGAGCCAGCATCCAAAGGTatgcctccccccccagggGGCTTTGGGCTTGGGCGCATTCTGGACACTGTGGCGATCGCCCCCTCGTCTCCAGCTTTCCAAGGGGGGGTGCAACTGTCGGTCCAAAAGTGTTCCACTTTGTTCCCAGGAGTCTGAACAGAAGTTGTCCCCCGCGGGGGTCCGTCTCCGGGGCGTGTTATGGGTCGGCAGTTTCTGTGAGAGCCGGTCCGTGTCGATTCCTTAGCATCCAAAGGCCGACGTCCAGGGGGGCGGCTCCGCTCAGCACCGACAGCATGGAGAAGTTGACTGGGAAAGATAAGGAGCTGATCCGAGACAGCTGGG
Encoded proteins:
- the znf410 gene encoding zinc finger protein 410 encodes the protein MLSDELDPKPELLVEFVQNASIPLGHGLEESDPKDTCLPLLPASDSSLCSQLQLTEGSLSHADSPSLSEYEGDREPLVVQLQPHRGVALSPSPSPPSILHDLQHSDSTSFILLNLAKGLAASAEPLVFVQDEAEQEVSAGDGVDGSAPWYLRVQELAHDSLIAATRAQLAKDAKASNNNEHLHSYPSEGPKKETPLEDERPTPERTLRCTFEGCRRTFTWPAHLKYHLKTHKNDRTFRCGAEGCGKSFYVLQRLQVHMRTHNGEKPFICMEKGCGKKFTTAGNLKNHKRTHTGEKPFLCEAVGCGRSFTEYSSLRKHMLVHSGEKPHQCGICGKTFSQSGSRNVHIRKRHSGSAADRQASKDAGEALTHSSLLEDRGVAGDNMVAMTTSMEPMSLHQTMLRVQGDSLVEDSPSASVVVLSQPHDLVTMATEGHGYGEEVVALLQ
- the fam161b gene encoding protein FAM161B; protein product: MPVSPTMSYFNKPKTGEPFEEGQINTEDDSATERSPSANQDSDSEEMLKDNLLASQYLKGRSPAEWELLLQRRLEALQEAHRQQLQETGLLLCQELERRILHDSMVAAGNERKAKVNDQLCSSDSRHDVNRDPNCRAPRHEGPRRSSSLSDLNSAKEADSVAPTQRQISRRPFTASTARPQGTTVPKPFRMTLRETQRRSELLQTGVPPDAEKLLENKRQMEEMECQKKFHALPVPDHVFLPLYHNITEVREQARKASMAQRRHVLLSTQKPFSFLLREEKKREEKISAEAKGDTKGTSSSKVRWAIPKAAMDSGVSKRLIEEELHRKIRIQIRAQDMLRSSMAPIEVRPDTRDPETCSAQRTKKTVLGFLNEKPTFQPRTNLRVPDFDRLHRTFQKEALRRAEKKDVTRCQPFQLRTSALPPRQNQRSHEEPEVSSSKNPIRRSNSFSGITSLSSDTLPTYITDAVRKRCSAIRKSLEEKESKEWRSAAWMNEHRMKSQAMKKMVCTRARAMDPHRSLKEVFQEKLKQHREMDNQRMKEYRKELEEMKTRVKGRPYLFEQITQKNAKCDAEKRYRDTLLQAGLDEQFVRTKGEEAGDETSLLSHEEGDSIDDGPQYRKDTKETTDAEEEENEESTQSHE